Proteins found in one Triticum urartu cultivar G1812 chromosome 4, Tu2.1, whole genome shotgun sequence genomic segment:
- the LOC125554419 gene encoding cytochrome P450 89A2-like, producing the protein MEGITIFYCLILSLPLIFMLSHHGRKKGAMKLPPGPPTLLFVAKFLLLRRSVFQIGPILRGLHARHGPIISIWLVRTFVFVADRRLAHSILIKSNGNFDDRPPSTEMMHLFFPHTISTSPYGAYWRLVRRNLHAQALHPSRLRLFAPARQRACDAIIGSLRDDASQVITVRPLLGRCLFELLVCMSLGARLGQEVLDELQEMHQQIFHAITSFPVFSIFPALTKRLLRKRWAMHVALNERRNEVLLPLIRAPRGGENPSCYADSLLELRVAEEGSRPLTDAEMVTLCSEFMTAAVDTTMSLIEWIMAELVNHPDVQAKVYQEVREKPELNEDDLCGMPYLKAVVLEGMRLHPGAHLIIPHGVKKDAEIGGYMVPKGSEVNFLVADFGLDETVWTAAPEFRPERFLDGNDLDITGSREIKMAPFGAGRRMCPGYMLSIMHAEYFVGSLVREFEWLPPSPAEATVDMTEDLASIITMKHPLRARIIPRA; encoded by the coding sequence ATGGAGGGGATCACCATCTTCTATTGCCTCAtcctctccctccctctcatCTTTATGCTCAGCCATCATGGGCGCAAGAAAGGGGCAATGAAGCTCCCACCTGGTCCGCCCACTCTGCTCTTCGTAGCCAAGTTCTTGCTGCTCCGGCGGTCAGTCTTTCAAATTGGCCCGATACTTCGCGGGTTGCATGCGCGCCATGGTCCAATCATCTCCATTTGGCTGGTGCGCACCTTCGTTTTCGTGGCCGACCGCCGACTCGCGCATAGCATCCTCATCAAGAGCAACGGCAACTTCGACGACCGCCCGCCCTCCACCGAGATGATGCACCTATTTTTTCCCCACACTATCAGCACCTCGCCCTATGGGGCCTACTGGCGTCTTGTCCGCCGCAACCTGCACGCGCAGGCACTGCACCCGTCCCGCCTCAGGCTCTTCGCGCCGGCGAGGCAACGCGCGTGCGACGCGATCATTGGGTCACTGCGCGACGATGCATCGCAGGTCATTACGGTGAGGCCATTGTTGGGGCGCTGTCTTTTTGAGCTGCTTGTGTGCATGAGCCTTGGCGCCAGGCTTGGCCAGGAGGTGCTCGATGAGTTGCAGGAGATGCACCAGCAGATTTTCCATGCCATCACCAGCTTCCCCGTCTTCTCCATTTTCCCGGCGCTCACCAAAAGGCTGCTGCGGAAGCGGTGGGCGATGCACGTCGCGCTGAACGAGAGGCGGAACGAAGTGCTCCTGCCGCTAATCCGCGCGCCTCGCGGAGGCGAGAACCCCTCGTGCTACGCCGACTCACTCCTCGAGCTGCGCGTCGCCGAGGAAGGCAGCCGCCCCCTCACGGACGCCGAGATGGTCACCCTCTGCTCCGAGTTCATGACGGCCGCCGTGGACACCACCATGAGCTTGATAGAGTGGATCATGGCGGAGCTCGTGAACCACCCCGACGTTCAAGCCAAGGTGTACCAGGAGGTGAGGGAGAAGCCTGAGCTCAATGAGGACGACCTGTGCGGGATGCCATACCTCAAGGCCGTCGTGTTGGAGGGCATGCGGCTGCACCCTGGGGCCCACTTAATCATCCCGCACGGCGTGAAGAAGGACGCGGAGATAGGTGGGTACATGGTGCCCAAGGGTTCCGAGGTCAACTTCTTGGTCGCCGACTTCGGGCTCGATGAGACCGTGTGGACGGCGGCGCCGGAGTTCCGGCCGGAGCGGTTCTTGGACGGCAATGACCTGGACATCACCGGAAGCAGGGAGATCAAGATGGCGCCATTTGGCGCTGGCCGCAGGATGTGTCCGGGGTACATGCTCTCCATAATGCATGCGGAGTACTTCGTGGGCAGCCTCGTGAGGGAGTTCGAGTGGCTGCCACCATCACCAGCAGAAGCAACTGTCGACATGACCGAGGACCTAGCCAGCATCATCACCATGAAGCACCCGCTCCGTGCTCGCATCATCCCAAGGGCTTAG